From a region of the uncultured Desulfatiglans sp. genome:
- a CDS encoding conserved hypothetical protein (Evidence 4 : Unknown function but conserved in other organisms), whose protein sequence is MAETKTTPAHCPGFQSFRNLTSFTCKCPECGKEVEIFSDEFDRPHKCKGCGNPIDFTRCSIEGAAKDPSPR, encoded by the coding sequence ATGGCCGAAACCAAGACGACTCCTGCTCATTGCCCAGGATTTCAGAGCTTCCGCAACCTTACATCTTTTACCTGCAAGTGCCCGGAGTGCGGCAAAGAAGTCGAGATTTTCTCCGACGAATTCGATCGTCCGCACAAATGCAAAGGCTGCGGCAATCCGATCGACTTCACCCGCTGCAGCATCGAAGGCGCAGCAAAGGACCCGAGTCCGCGCTGA
- a CDS encoding hypothetical protein (Evidence 5 : Unknown function) — translation MANIKEIKRLRGGNLVVAAQANGEIDAEIGKKDPFGMETSRSKAMKVIELDQRSGEEVALAEYPDDEKGTRQAAAKVEELQKKAAKEGKDYLRYWAAD, via the coding sequence TTGGCCAATATCAAGGAAATCAAGCGCTTGCGCGGAGGCAACCTGGTGGTCGCCGCACAAGCAAACGGGGAGATTGACGCCGAGATTGGCAAAAAGGACCCTTTCGGGATGGAAACTTCCAGGAGCAAAGCGATGAAAGTGATCGAACTGGATCAGAGAAGCGGAGAGGAAGTGGCCCTGGCCGAGTACCCGGACGACGAGAAGGGAACCAGGCAAGCCGCTGCCAAGGTGGAAGAACTGCAGAAGAAGGCCGCCAAAGAGGGGAAGGATTATCTGCGCTACTGGGCGGCCGACTGA
- a CDS encoding conserved membrane hypothetical protein (Evidence 4 : Unknown function but conserved in other organisms): protein MFEGAKKRFQGKVFRSRFLFPALVLVLYIASGLAAPEKTIQALNRSVGIFYHLLMPLLMVFGCMVGINALLDPSRVAEFLGRGSVVKKQILSVAAGFLSTGPIYAWYPLLKELREKGAAFSLIAVFLVNRSVKPFLLPLMITFFGWPYVAVFTGLTVVGSLGVGVIVGLVLDPLAVSSPKYGGGNASKDSPSAGTELARGDDGKTATHHPGAARRPGG, encoded by the coding sequence ATGTTCGAAGGGGCGAAAAAGCGATTCCAAGGAAAGGTCTTCCGTTCGCGCTTTCTTTTTCCCGCGCTGGTATTGGTGCTCTACATCGCGTCCGGCTTGGCCGCACCGGAAAAAACCATCCAGGCGCTGAATCGGAGCGTCGGCATCTTCTATCATCTGCTGATGCCGCTTTTGATGGTCTTTGGCTGCATGGTGGGCATAAACGCCCTCTTGGACCCGTCCCGTGTCGCCGAATTCCTGGGCAGGGGGTCTGTCGTCAAGAAGCAGATCCTTTCCGTGGCCGCAGGCTTCCTTTCGACGGGTCCGATATACGCCTGGTATCCGTTGCTCAAGGAACTCCGTGAGAAGGGGGCGGCTTTCTCGCTGATTGCTGTTTTTCTCGTCAACCGTTCGGTGAAGCCTTTCCTTTTGCCTCTGATGATCACCTTCTTCGGGTGGCCCTATGTCGCGGTATTTACGGGTCTAACCGTTGTCGGATCCCTTGGTGTAGGCGTGATCGTGGGGCTTGTGCTCGATCCCCTCGCTGTTTCCTCGCCGAAATATGGAGGGGGAAATGCGTCAAAAGACAGTCCGTCCGCCGGGACGGAGCTTGCGCGCGGCGACGACGGGAAAACGGCGACCCATCATCCGGGCGCAGCTCGTCGTCCAGGCGGATGA
- a CDS encoding Lytic transglycosylase catalytic, producing MMQRGKLFVPLVALFILATLMLPGCGGRSLQTENTDDLCELFRRQRGWYPAAAAARHRWGISIPIMMSIIRQESHFAAEAKPPRTRCLWVFPGPRPSSAYGYAQAGDAAWEDYKKWTGRGGADRDDFEDAVDFVGWYCHMSHIRCGIAKSDAYRLYLAYHEGHGGYNRRTYAGKTWLQNVAAKVARQAQGYAAQLAVCEPALEKRRPCCLWPF from the coding sequence ATGATGCAAAGAGGTAAGCTATTCGTCCCCTTGGTCGCCCTATTCATCCTGGCGACCCTGATGCTTCCAGGATGCGGCGGGAGATCGCTCCAAACGGAAAACACCGACGACCTCTGCGAACTGTTCCGCCGCCAGCGGGGATGGTATCCCGCAGCCGCGGCCGCCCGCCATCGCTGGGGGATCTCCATCCCGATCATGATGTCCATCATCCGCCAGGAATCGCACTTCGCGGCGGAGGCCAAGCCGCCGCGTACCCGCTGCCTCTGGGTCTTCCCCGGCCCGCGGCCCTCGTCGGCTTACGGGTATGCCCAGGCAGGCGACGCGGCCTGGGAGGATTACAAGAAGTGGACCGGTCGGGGAGGCGCCGACCGGGATGATTTTGAGGACGCCGTCGATTTTGTCGGCTGGTATTGCCACATGAGCCATATCCGCTGCGGCATCGCCAAATCAGATGCATATCGCCTGTATTTGGCGTATCATGAGGGGCACGGTGGATACAACCGCAGGACTTACGCAGGGAAAACCTGGCTGCAGAACGTGGCGGCGAAGGTGGCAAGACAGGCCCAGGGATATGCCGCCCAGTTGGCAGTCTGCGAGCCCGCCCTCGAGAAGCGGCGACCCTGCTGTCTGTGGCCTTTTTGA
- a CDS encoding conserved hypothetical protein (Evidence 4 : Unknown function but conserved in other organisms): MPQIMTTKELAKYLKLHEITICKYAAEGKIPAIRIGRVWRFDKEAIDRWISGGQQSK; the protein is encoded by the coding sequence ATGCCTCAGATTATGACAACAAAGGAACTGGCAAAATATCTCAAGCTTCACGAAATTACCATTTGTAAATACGCCGCCGAAGGCAAGATTCCTGCCATTCGCATCGGCCGGGTGTGGCGGTTCGACAAAGAGGCCATAGACCGCTGGATCAGCGGCGGGCAGCAATCGAAGTGA
- a CDS encoding conserved membrane hypothetical protein (Evidence 4 : Unknown function but conserved in other organisms) produces the protein MKVVIPAEGPGLDSRVSDRLGLSPYLLVVDPDSGCVEVVRSMRDAGSGAGLQVVARIIEMKSDVLLVRWCSPVARRYLSAHGVEVHEGVEGTAAEALKQYQDGRAEGLDGQSLEAGLVRSRIDRRSLGRAFSDACRQFRNLLPVMAGVVLLMGFASVFLPARILTDLFSGDPAWDSFLGACAGSLFAGNPVNSYLIGREMLDQGVSLIAVTAFMSAWVSVGLVQLPAEIAALGWEFALLRNLCCFGLSLGTAIAATGLLSFFGV, from the coding sequence TTGAAGGTTGTCATTCCTGCCGAAGGACCCGGTCTGGACAGCAGGGTGTCGGACAGGCTCGGACTTTCGCCCTACCTGCTCGTAGTCGATCCTGATTCTGGATGCGTCGAGGTCGTTCGGAGCATGAGGGACGCTGGCAGCGGTGCCGGACTGCAGGTGGTTGCCCGGATCATAGAGATGAAAAGCGACGTCCTCCTGGTGAGGTGGTGCAGTCCCGTTGCCCGAAGATACCTTTCCGCGCACGGGGTGGAAGTTCATGAAGGCGTCGAGGGGACAGCCGCGGAGGCACTGAAGCAGTACCAGGACGGGAGAGCCGAAGGCCTCGATGGGCAGTCCTTGGAGGCGGGGTTGGTCCGGTCCCGGATCGATCGGCGTTCCCTCGGACGTGCGTTTTCAGATGCGTGCCGTCAGTTCAGGAATCTTTTGCCTGTCATGGCCGGTGTCGTGTTGCTCATGGGCTTCGCCAGCGTGTTTCTCCCGGCGCGGATCTTGACGGACCTGTTCTCCGGCGACCCAGCCTGGGACTCGTTTCTGGGCGCCTGCGCTGGGAGCCTCTTCGCAGGGAACCCGGTCAACAGCTACCTCATCGGCCGGGAAATGCTCGACCAGGGCGTCAGCCTCATTGCGGTTACGGCCTTCATGAGCGCATGGGTGAGCGTCGGTCTGGTGCAGCTGCCGGCCGAAATCGCAGCCCTCGGCTGGGAGTTCGCCTTGCTGAGGAACCTCTGCTGTTTCGGACTCTCGTTAGGAACAGCCATCGCAGCGACAGGCCTCTTGTCCTTCTTCGGGGTCTGA
- a CDS encoding putative phosphoribosyltransferase (Evidence 3 : Putative function from multiple computational evidences), producing the protein MSARVHEMASFRNRHHVFEDRLEAGKVLARMLLPEFKDREDAIVLAIPSGGVPIGLTISRELQLPFDLMLVRKLQIPGNTEAGFGALTLDGSLFLNQELLAYIRLSEHDIEEERRTVEAELQKRNQRFRGGAPPPLLENKTVVLADDGLASGFTMMASIHSAKRRKAKSVVVAVPTAPLRTIGRIQELTDAVYCPNIREEHSFAVAAAYKFWYDLSHEDVLELLDHRGEPDSPGLA; encoded by the coding sequence ATGTCAGCGCGCGTCCATGAAATGGCCTCGTTCAGGAACCGGCATCACGTCTTCGAGGATCGCCTCGAGGCGGGTAAGGTGCTCGCCCGGATGCTCCTGCCGGAATTCAAAGACCGTGAGGACGCCATCGTTCTGGCCATCCCCTCGGGCGGTGTACCGATCGGGCTCACCATCAGCCGCGAATTGCAGCTTCCTTTCGATCTGATGCTGGTGAGGAAACTCCAGATCCCCGGGAACACGGAGGCGGGTTTCGGCGCCCTGACACTCGACGGCAGCCTCTTCCTGAATCAGGAACTTCTTGCCTACATCCGCCTGTCCGAACATGACATAGAGGAAGAGCGCCGCACAGTCGAGGCCGAGCTTCAAAAACGCAACCAGCGCTTCAGGGGGGGCGCTCCGCCGCCCCTTCTGGAAAACAAGACCGTCGTTCTGGCCGATGACGGCCTGGCCTCCGGCTTCACCATGATGGCCTCGATCCATTCGGCCAAACGCCGTAAAGCCAAAAGCGTCGTGGTCGCCGTGCCGACCGCACCGCTCAGAACCATCGGACGTATTCAGGAGTTGACGGACGCCGTGTATTGCCCCAATATTCGAGAGGAGCACTCATTTGCCGTGGCCGCGGCCTATAAATTCTGGTATGATCTGAGTCACGAGGACGTCCTTGAGCTTCTCGACCATCGTGGAGAACCTGATAGCCCCGGCCTCGCTTGA
- a CDS encoding hypothetical protein (Evidence 5 : Unknown function), with the protein MTHGQPPFIRGAESIRPGFHPEMVFLSNLCVNLHVCLCGDHQVASAQTLDLLDIGQKSSFPDWKLSPTAKSFPDGYRLFFRTYNEWPRGVRRPHAEMVPIQIPKPALPSSPAGRTCRTGPHPLREIE; encoded by the coding sequence TTGACGCATGGGCAACCGCCTTTTATAAGGGGAGCGGAAAGCATTCGGCCTGGTTTCCATCCGGAAATGGTCTTTTTGTCCAATCTCTGCGTCAATCTGCACGTTTGCTTGTGCGGCGACCACCAGGTCGCCTCCGCGCAAACGCTTGATCTCCTAGATATTGGACAAAAATCCTCATTTCCGGATTGGAAACTGAGTCCTACCGCCAAATCATTTCCGGATGGATACCGGTTATTTTTTCGAACCTACAACGAATGGCCGCGGGGTGTCCGCAGGCCGCATGCGGAGATGGTTCCGATTCAGATCCCAAAACCGGCATTGCCTTCATCGCCCGCCGGCCGCACCTGCCGAACGGGGCCTCACCCCCTCCGGGAGATTGAATGA
- a CDS encoding conserved hypothetical protein (Evidence 4 : Unknown function but conserved in other organisms): MKTYLECIPCFLKQALFAAGAATTDDRRIKEVLDGVARLIPDISMESSPPEMATRVYALVKEITGVQDPFAQIKKESIENALSRYTNLKSAVEEAEDPLEAAVRIAIVGNLIDFGASSEFDLDAAMEEVFDKRLAIDHFASFRETLAKARSVVYLGDNAGETVFDRVLIETMGKETTYVVRDIPVINDATDEDARRSGLDAVARILPSGCYAPGTILSGCSEDFLRVYEEADLVISKGQGNFETLSEETGRLFFLLKVKCPVIARHLGAELGAMVLKDARLHGGTPNQGRKGDAV, encoded by the coding sequence ATGAAAACCTATCTTGAATGCATCCCGTGCTTCCTGAAGCAGGCGCTGTTCGCAGCGGGCGCGGCCACCACCGACGACAGGCGGATCAAGGAGGTCCTCGACGGGGTGGCGCGCCTGATCCCCGATATATCCATGGAAAGCTCGCCGCCCGAGATGGCGACCCGGGTCTACGCGCTGGTTAAGGAGATCACCGGCGTCCAGGATCCCTTTGCACAGATCAAGAAGGAGAGCATCGAGAACGCGCTTTCGCGGTACACGAATCTGAAGAGTGCCGTCGAAGAGGCCGAGGATCCGCTGGAGGCGGCGGTGAGGATCGCGATCGTGGGGAATCTGATCGACTTTGGCGCATCCAGCGAATTCGACCTCGATGCGGCGATGGAGGAGGTCTTCGACAAAAGGCTTGCCATCGATCACTTCGCGTCCTTCCGGGAGACGCTCGCAAAGGCGCGGAGCGTCGTTTACCTGGGCGACAATGCCGGGGAGACGGTCTTTGACCGGGTCCTGATCGAAACGATGGGGAAGGAGACGACCTACGTCGTGCGGGACATCCCCGTCATCAACGATGCCACGGATGAGGATGCAAGGCGAAGCGGGCTCGATGCGGTAGCGCGGATTCTGCCTTCGGGATGCTACGCCCCCGGGACGATCCTGTCCGGGTGCTCGGAGGATTTTCTGCGGGTATACGAGGAGGCGGATCTCGTCATCAGCAAGGGACAGGGCAATTTTGAGACGCTCTCAGAGGAGACGGGCCGCTTGTTTTTCCTCCTCAAGGTGAAATGCCCCGTCATCGCGAGGCATCTCGGCGCCGAACTCGGGGCGATGGTTCTCAAGGATGCACGGCTGCATGGGGGGACGCCGAACCAGGGCAGGAAAGGGGACGCGGTTTGA
- a CDS encoding PHP domain protein yields MAIQNSDIARIFQEMADLLDIEGANPFRVRAYRNAARLLSGFSRELSEMVAAGEDLTELSGIGKDLAGKIEEIVRTGRLPQLEALEERLSPDLVEMMKLPGLGPKRVQVIYRRLGVSSLGELQEAAEKGRIRELEGFGAKIEAEILEGLKEHRGGERRLKLAEAEKRAEPLLRYLKAGEGMKNVIIAGSFRRRQETIGDLDILVTCRKEARVIERFVSYEDVRKVLSKGGTRSTVLLRSGLQVDLRVVPQVSYGAALHYFTGSKPHNIAVRKRAIQRGFKVNEYGVYKESKRIAGRTEQSVYESVGLPYIEPELRENRGELEAAEAGALPRLVRLSDIQGDLHSHTRDTDGQASLEEMAEAARRKGYAYLAVTDHSRRVSMAKGLDERRLVDQMARIDALNARFKGFRLLKGIEVDILRDGSLDLPDEILRELDLVVASVHYDRALSRERQTARIIRAMDNPCVHILAHPTGRLIGERPPYEMDLEKIMQAALERGCFLELNACPDRLDLDDQACREAKGMGLRVAVSTDAHRASDLDFMRFGIDQARRGWLEPENVLNTLPWQSLRKALDRR; encoded by the coding sequence ATGGCTATTCAAAACAGTGATATAGCTCGCATCTTTCAGGAGATGGCTGATCTTCTCGACATCGAGGGCGCCAATCCATTCCGGGTGCGCGCCTATCGAAATGCCGCCCGATTGCTCTCCGGTTTCTCACGTGAGCTCTCCGAGATGGTTGCCGCCGGGGAGGACTTGACGGAACTCTCCGGGATCGGCAAGGATCTGGCCGGGAAGATCGAAGAGATCGTACGGACCGGACGCTTGCCGCAGCTGGAGGCCCTCGAGGAGCGCCTCAGCCCGGACCTGGTCGAGATGATGAAGCTCCCCGGGCTCGGACCGAAACGCGTACAGGTGATCTACCGGCGGTTGGGGGTCTCGAGCCTCGGGGAACTGCAGGAGGCGGCGGAGAAGGGCCGGATCAGGGAACTCGAGGGGTTCGGGGCGAAGATCGAGGCGGAGATCCTGGAAGGGCTCAAAGAGCACCGGGGCGGTGAACGGCGCCTGAAGCTCGCCGAGGCGGAGAAGCGGGCGGAGCCGCTCCTTCGGTATCTGAAGGCGGGGGAGGGGATGAAGAATGTCATCATCGCCGGCAGCTTTCGGCGGCGTCAGGAGACGATCGGCGACCTGGACATCCTCGTGACGTGCCGGAAGGAGGCCCGTGTGATAGAGCGTTTCGTATCCTACGAGGATGTCCGGAAGGTCCTATCGAAGGGCGGGACACGCTCGACCGTCCTCCTCCGGTCCGGCCTCCAGGTGGATCTGCGCGTCGTGCCCCAGGTGAGCTACGGGGCGGCGCTGCACTACTTCACCGGGTCGAAGCCCCACAACATCGCGGTGCGCAAACGCGCCATCCAGAGGGGCTTCAAGGTCAACGAATACGGCGTCTACAAGGAGTCGAAGCGCATTGCCGGCAGGACGGAGCAGTCGGTCTACGAGTCGGTCGGCCTTCCCTACATCGAACCGGAACTGCGGGAGAACCGCGGTGAACTGGAGGCGGCCGAGGCGGGTGCTCTTCCGCGGCTGGTGAGGCTGAGCGACATCCAGGGGGATCTCCACAGCCACACCCGGGATACCGATGGCCAGGCCTCGCTCGAGGAGATGGCGGAGGCCGCGCGCAGGAAGGGGTACGCGTACCTTGCCGTGACGGACCACTCCAGGCGGGTCAGCATGGCGAAGGGCCTCGACGAGCGTCGGCTGGTCGACCAGATGGCGCGCATCGATGCACTGAACGCGCGCTTCAAAGGCTTCCGCCTGTTGAAGGGGATCGAGGTCGACATCCTGCGGGACGGATCACTCGATCTTCCCGACGAGATCCTGAGGGAACTCGACCTGGTGGTGGCTTCCGTCCACTATGATCGGGCCCTTTCACGCGAGCGGCAGACGGCCCGGATCATCCGGGCGATGGACAACCCCTGTGTGCACATCCTGGCGCATCCGACCGGGCGCCTGATCGGCGAACGCCCGCCTTACGAGATGGATCTCGAGAAGATCATGCAGGCCGCCCTCGAGAGAGGCTGTTTCCTCGAGTTGAATGCCTGCCCCGACCGCCTCGACCTCGACGATCAGGCCTGCCGGGAGGCGAAGGGGATGGGGCTGCGTGTGGCCGTCTCCACCGACGCCCACCGCGCTTCGGACCTGGATTTCATGCGCTTTGGCATCGATCAGGCGAGGCGCGGCTGGCTCGAGCCGGAGAACGTCCTGAACACCCTGCCGTGGCAAAGCCTTCGGAAGGCACTCGATCGACGCTGA
- a CDS encoding Putative signal transduction protein with CBS domain containing protein (modular protein) (Evidence 3 : Putative function from multiple computational evidences) gives MTRSDERKTTTTAHRPGRFLLWRTNGLTHAGKWIFTYVLIGLIAGFGSIAFQYLCQVGSYFFLDMLAGYRPPAPVGESHLFPPSGTPFTRWMLLVVPVIGGLISGWLVYTFAPEAEGHGTDAAIDAYHNKGGFIRGRIPIIKTLASAVTITSGGSGGREGPIAQIGAGFGSFLATRLKLSDRERRIMLAAGIGAGVGSIFRAPMAGALFAAEVLYREPEFESEVIIPAGISSVVAYCVFCLFFGWGSLFHSDDFVFRNPLELGPYIVLAFVLVAGGVLYIKSFYGVQKVFKRLQIPNHFKPALGGLCTGIIGFFLPATLSFGYGYAQMALENELSILFLLGLAFGKILTTSFSIGSGGSGGVFGPSVVIGGALGGAVGKAFHALLPGIVTAPGAFVIVGMAGFFAAVSKAPISTIIFVSEMTNSYHLLLPSLLVCSLAFLLSKRWTIYIKQPLNRLSSNAHRGDFFVDVLESIRVRELLPSLRKVRLIPENMTFSEFREIFRSSQQHYFPVVNERKELTGIFSINDVRSVLFDDEIGELVRMKDIATTDLITATPSEDINSVLKKFTVRNLQRLPVVKDDDPAFLLGMLDRREVIEYYNLRVQAIKQREGEPEKQPAEREASRLKAVSVSMAMNRQVETIPAAKTFESLSDFLRTRRFSAYPVVDQEGRLQGILSLSDILKASKNPRHPLTAGDIATPGPVTVTGEDTLYTALNRLSKGDFAILPVVDRENPRRVVGVISRRDILKAFDDLFFKKTVAHDAKR, from the coding sequence ATGACCCGTTCCGACGAGCGTAAGACGACGACAACAGCCCATCGGCCCGGCCGGTTTCTTCTTTGGCGGACGAATGGCTTGACGCACGCCGGCAAATGGATCTTCACCTATGTGTTGATCGGCCTGATCGCGGGATTCGGATCCATCGCGTTCCAGTATCTCTGCCAGGTCGGTTCCTATTTTTTCCTCGACATGCTGGCTGGTTATCGCCCGCCCGCCCCCGTTGGAGAATCCCATCTTTTCCCGCCTTCAGGGACGCCATTCACCCGCTGGATGCTCCTCGTCGTGCCGGTCATCGGCGGCCTGATCAGCGGATGGCTGGTATACACCTTCGCACCCGAAGCGGAAGGCCACGGCACGGATGCCGCCATCGATGCCTACCACAACAAGGGCGGATTCATCCGCGGACGCATCCCCATCATCAAGACCCTCGCCTCGGCGGTCACCATCACGTCCGGCGGTTCCGGGGGCCGTGAGGGCCCTATCGCCCAGATCGGCGCCGGCTTCGGTTCCTTCCTGGCCACCAGGCTGAAGCTCTCGGATCGGGAACGCCGCATCATGCTCGCAGCCGGTATCGGCGCCGGAGTGGGCAGCATCTTCCGGGCGCCTATGGCCGGAGCGCTCTTCGCCGCAGAAGTGCTCTACCGTGAACCGGAGTTCGAATCGGAGGTCATCATACCGGCCGGCATTTCATCCGTCGTCGCTTACTGCGTCTTCTGCCTCTTTTTCGGCTGGGGCTCCCTCTTCCACTCCGATGACTTCGTCTTCCGCAACCCGCTCGAACTCGGTCCTTACATCGTTCTGGCCTTCGTCCTGGTGGCCGGCGGCGTCCTCTATATCAAGTCCTTTTACGGCGTCCAGAAGGTTTTTAAACGCCTCCAGATCCCGAACCATTTCAAGCCCGCCCTCGGGGGGCTGTGCACCGGCATCATCGGCTTCTTCCTGCCAGCGACCCTCTCTTTCGGATACGGCTATGCACAGATGGCGCTGGAAAACGAGCTTTCCATTCTCTTCCTTCTCGGCCTGGCCTTCGGAAAGATCCTGACCACCTCCTTTTCCATCGGCTCGGGGGGCAGCGGCGGGGTCTTCGGCCCTTCGGTCGTGATCGGCGGCGCATTGGGCGGCGCGGTCGGAAAAGCCTTTCATGCGCTGCTGCCCGGCATCGTCACCGCACCGGGGGCCTTCGTCATCGTCGGCATGGCAGGCTTTTTCGCGGCGGTCTCCAAGGCCCCTATCTCCACCATCATCTTCGTGAGCGAGATGACGAATTCCTATCACCTCCTCCTCCCGAGCCTGCTCGTCTGCTCGCTCGCCTTTCTGCTGTCCAAACGATGGACCATCTACATCAAACAGCCGCTGAACCGCCTTTCATCGAACGCCCACCGCGGGGATTTCTTCGTCGACGTCCTCGAGTCCATCCGGGTGCGCGAACTCCTTCCCTCTCTCCGGAAGGTGCGCCTCATCCCGGAAAACATGACCTTCAGCGAGTTCCGCGAGATCTTCCGATCCAGCCAGCAGCATTATTTCCCCGTCGTCAACGAACGGAAGGAACTCACCGGGATCTTTTCCATCAACGACGTCCGCAGCGTCCTCTTCGACGACGAAATCGGGGAACTGGTCCGGATGAAGGATATCGCGACGACCGACCTCATCACGGCGACCCCCTCGGAAGACATCAACTCCGTGCTCAAGAAATTCACGGTCCGCAACCTTCAGAGACTCCCGGTCGTCAAGGACGATGACCCCGCGTTTTTGCTGGGGATGCTGGATCGGCGCGAGGTGATCGAATACTACAACCTCCGGGTACAGGCTATCAAACAGCGGGAGGGAGAGCCGGAAAAACAGCCCGCCGAACGGGAGGCGTCGCGCCTGAAGGCAGTTTCCGTCAGCATGGCCATGAACCGCCAGGTCGAAACCATCCCGGCGGCCAAGACCTTCGAATCCCTCTCCGACTTTCTTCGCACGCGCCGATTCAGCGCCTATCCCGTAGTCGACCAGGAAGGCCGGCTGCAGGGGATCCTGTCGCTTTCGGACATTCTCAAGGCCTCCAAGAACCCGCGGCACCCCCTGACGGCCGGAGATATCGCCACCCCTGGCCCCGTCACCGTCACGGGGGAGGACACGCTTTACACGGCCTTGAACAGGCTGTCGAAGGGTGATTTCGCCATTCTTCCCGTTGTCGACCGGGAAAACCCCAGGCGCGTCGTCGGTGTAATCAGCCGTCGCGACATCCTGAAGGCCTTTGACGACCTGTTTTTCAAAAAGACAGTCGCCCATGATGCAAAGAGGTAA
- a CDS encoding hypothetical protein (Evidence 5 : Unknown function): MVFLANLGVNLHVCLCGDLQVAAQANA, from the coding sequence ATGGTCTTTTTGGCCAATCTCGGCGTCAATCTGCACGTTTGCTTGTGCGGCGACCTGCAGGTCGCCGCACAAGCAAACGCTTGA